A genomic window from Hyphomicrobium album includes:
- a CDS encoding arsenate reductase ArsC, producing MADKPLNVLFLCTHNSARSIVAECIMNRLGGTKFKGYSAGSHPRGQVHPYALELLQRLNYDTSNLRSKSWEEFAVPGAPGLDFVFTVCDDAANEVCPVWPGQPMSAHWGVADPSAVEGNESEKRFAFADTHRMLYQRIGIFVNLPLQSLDKISLQRRLDDIGRSKATEPEPTR from the coding sequence ATGGCCGATAAGCCACTCAACGTGCTGTTCCTGTGCACGCATAACTCGGCGCGCTCAATCGTCGCCGAGTGCATCATGAACCGACTCGGCGGGACCAAGTTCAAGGGTTACAGTGCCGGCAGCCACCCGCGCGGCCAAGTGCATCCCTATGCACTCGAGTTATTGCAGCGCCTCAACTACGACACGTCGAACCTGCGCTCCAAGTCGTGGGAAGAGTTCGCCGTTCCCGGCGCACCCGGGCTCGATTTCGTGTTTACCGTCTGCGACGACGCGGCCAACGAAGTGTGCCCGGTATGGCCCGGGCAGCCGATGAGCGCCCACTGGGGCGTCGCCGATCCGTCGGCGGTCGAAGGCAACGAGAGCGAGAAGCGGTTCGCCTTCGCCGATACGCATCGCATGCTGTATCAGCGCATCGGCATCTTCGTGAACCTGCCCTTGCAATCGCTCGACAAGATTTCACTGCAGCGTCGTCTCGACGACATCGGGCGCTCCAAGGCCACCGAGCCGGAGCCGACGAGATGA
- a CDS encoding MIP/aquaporin family protein: MTNPTLVQRLAAEFIGSAFLLATVIGSGIMGERLAGGNEALALLGNTLPTGAILIVLITMLGPVSGAHFNPAVTGAFWLRGDIDGRDAGLYVLAQLTGALVGVCAAHVMFDLPLWQAGVKIRSGQGQWFAEGIATFGLLLTILATLKARPAAVPVSVGLYITAAYWFTASTSFANPAVTLARAFSDTFAGIRLEDVPAFIAAQLVGAMIGLLVTRWLLGTRQPAHQIAPQRPGEIS, from the coding sequence ATGACGAACCCGACACTGGTGCAGCGGCTGGCGGCTGAGTTCATTGGCTCCGCCTTCCTGCTCGCCACGGTAATCGGGTCCGGGATCATGGGTGAGCGCCTGGCAGGGGGCAACGAAGCGCTGGCCCTGCTCGGCAACACGCTGCCTACGGGCGCCATCCTTATCGTGCTGATCACCATGCTGGGGCCAGTGTCGGGCGCCCATTTCAATCCGGCGGTCACCGGCGCCTTTTGGCTACGCGGGGACATCGATGGCCGAGATGCTGGATTGTATGTTCTCGCCCAACTGACGGGCGCGCTGGTCGGCGTCTGCGCCGCCCACGTGATGTTCGATCTGCCGCTGTGGCAGGCGGGCGTGAAGATACGTAGTGGTCAGGGGCAATGGTTCGCGGAGGGGATCGCCACCTTTGGCCTGTTGCTGACCATCCTGGCGACCCTGAAGGCTAGGCCGGCTGCCGTCCCCGTGTCTGTCGGCCTTTACATCACTGCCGCCTACTGGTTTACGGCCTCGACATCATTCGCAAATCCGGCGGTCACACTGGCACGCGCCTTTTCGGATACCTTTGCCGGCATCCGGCTAGAGGACGTTCCGGCTTTCATCGCGGCCCAACTCGTGGGGGCCATGATTGGCTTGCTGGTGACGCGGTGGCTTCTCGGGACGCGTCAACCCGCACACCAAATTGCCCCGCAACGCCCCGGTGAAATATCATGA
- a CDS encoding ArsR/SmtB family transcription factor: MDENQAVTSLAALAHPLRLRIFRLLVVEGPNGLAASEIAEAVGATATGASFHLKELDHAGLIRGTRDGRYIRYAIHVEGMRQLLTYLTEDCCHGRPELCGPIKKARSLCK; encoded by the coding sequence ATGGATGAGAACCAGGCCGTCACCTCTTTAGCAGCGCTTGCGCATCCGCTGCGGCTGCGCATTTTCCGCTTGCTGGTCGTTGAAGGCCCGAACGGGCTGGCGGCCTCCGAAATTGCCGAGGCCGTGGGCGCGACCGCGACAGGGGCATCCTTCCATTTGAAGGAGCTCGATCACGCCGGGCTGATCCGCGGCACCCGTGACGGCCGCTACATCCGCTACGCCATCCACGTCGAGGGGATGCGCCAGCTGCTGACCTACCTCACCGAGGACTGCTGCCACGGACGGCCGGAGCTGTGCGGCCCCATCAAGAAAGCTCGTTCGTTGTGTAAGTAA
- a CDS encoding invasion associated locus B family protein, whose product MTRTVRLCVLFLSFVAVLCGSVSSAGAQAPAPAAKAPAAAPAAKEAPPKPAADAAAPQIPWLVNCASLPDQMSCEAIQTLTIQKTGQLLLSISVRIPPNSKTAAMMLHLPHGMFLPDGVSLTIDTNPPQKQPVQTCDQKGCYVGVPIDDTLLKTLQSGKILTIAFKSLEKKEITIPIALSGFKEAYAKLM is encoded by the coding sequence ATGACGCGTACAGTTCGCCTCTGCGTTCTATTTCTTTCATTCGTCGCAGTATTGTGCGGGTCGGTCTCATCGGCAGGGGCTCAGGCACCCGCTCCGGCCGCGAAAGCGCCGGCGGCAGCACCGGCCGCGAAGGAAGCGCCCCCGAAGCCGGCAGCGGACGCGGCAGCACCGCAAATTCCCTGGCTCGTCAATTGCGCCAGTCTGCCCGACCAGATGTCCTGCGAGGCCATCCAGACGCTCACCATCCAGAAGACGGGTCAGCTCTTGCTGTCGATCAGCGTGCGCATCCCGCCGAACTCCAAAACCGCGGCCATGATGCTGCATTTGCCGCACGGGATGTTTTTGCCAGACGGCGTCTCGCTGACGATCGACACCAACCCGCCGCAGAAGCAGCCCGTGCAGACATGCGACCAGAAGGGTTGCTACGTCGGCGTGCCCATCGACGACACACTCCTAAAGACGTTGCAGTCGGGGAAGATCCTCACCATCGCATTCAAGAGCCTGGAGAAGAAGGAGATCACGATCCCCATCGCGTTGAGCGGCTTCAAGGAAGCCTACGCCAAGCTCATGTAG